One region of Vitis vinifera cultivar Pinot Noir 40024 chromosome 1, ASM3070453v1 genomic DNA includes:
- the LOC132253966 gene encoding uncharacterized protein LOC132253966 — protein MSWLLGSVEPHIVTHLRPHRSAQSMWAYLKKVYHQDNDARRFQLEHAIAMFQHGSLSIQDYYSAFLTFWHEYADLVTADVHIAALSTIQTIHATTRRDQFLMKLRPEYESVRSSLLNRSPVPSLDICFGELLRKEQRLSTQAILEQSHGSSGTTTVAYAAQGRGPPMHSKNLQCFCCKEYGHIAATCPKKFCSYCKKKGHIIKECRIRPQNRQAQAFQTSIIVPPVATHDSPSAACSVPAPPAPDYCTPEMVQRILILALSAMGFQGPGNGEADREGT, from the exons ATGTCTTGGCTTCTTGGTTCAGTGGAGCCTCATATTGTCACCCACTTGCGGCCTCATCGCTCCGCTCAATCTATGTGGGcttatttgaagaaagtttaTCATCAGGATAACGATGCTCGTCGCTTTCAATTAGAACATGCGATTGCCATGTTTCAACATGGTAGTCTTTCCATCCAGGACTACTACTCGGCATTTCTGACTTTTTGGCATGAATATGCTGATTTGGTTACAGCGGATGTTCATATTGCCGCTCTCTCAACTATTCAGACTATTCACGCGACTACCCGGCGTGATCAGTTTCTTATGAAACTACGTCCGGAATATGAATCTGTTCGCTCCTCTTTACTGAATAGATCTCCTGTTCCctctcttgatatttgttttggtgAGTTACTTCGCAAAGAGCAACGCCTTAGTACTCAAGCTATTTTGGAGCAATCTCATGGCAGTTCCGGGACGACAACTGTAGCTTATGCTGCCCAAGGACGCGGACCACCTATGCATTCTAAAAACTTGCAGTGTTTTTGCTGCAAGGAATATGGGCATATTGCTGCCACTTGCCCTAAGAAGTTTTGTTCTTATTGCAAGAAGAAAGGTCACATTATCAAAGAATGTCGTATTCGCCCCCAGAATCGTCAGGCCCAAGCATTTCAGACTTCGATTATTGTCCCTCCTGTAGCAACACACGACTCTCCTTCAGCTGCGTGCTCTGTTCCTGCACCTCCTGCACCAGATTACTGCACCCCAGAAATGGTGCAACGGATATTAATTTTAGCATTATCAGCAATGGGGTTTCAAG GACCAGGTAACGGGGAAGCCGATCGCGAAGGGACCTAA